AACTCACCAGTTCACCAGTTCACCATCTCACTATTTCACTAATTCACCTATGCAGGCTGTTTATAACATTGCGGAAATCTGCGCGCAGATGGGCATTACCGACGTAGTGTTGTCGCCGGGCTCCCGGTGCGCACCCCTGACGATTTCCTTTGCCCGCCACCCCCGCATCAAGGTGCGCACCGTGCCTGATGAGCGGGCCGCGGCCTTTATCGGGCTGGGACTGGCGCAAAGTCAGCGGCGGGCGGTGGCCCTGGTTTGCACCTCGGGCACGGCGGGGCTGAACTACGCCCCGGCCGTGGCCGAAGCCTATTTCCAGCAGATTCCGCTGGTGGTATTTACCGCCGACCGGCCACCGGAATGGATAGACCAGCTCGACGGGCAAACCATCCGGCAAACCGACCTCTACGGGGCGCACGCCAAGGGCACGTTCACGTTTCCGGCCGATACCTCGCACGCCGACGCTAAGTGGCACTCGGCCCGGATTGTGTCGGAGGCCATCAACCTGGCTCAGGAGTTTCCGGCCGGACCGGTGCAGGTAAACGTGCCGCTGCGGGAGCCGTTTTACCCCAAAGCCGGCGAGGAACTGACGTTCGAAACGGTGCGGGTGATTCAGGAAACGGCCAGCCTGCCGATGCTGCCGGGCCCCGAGCTGGTGGCCTTGCGCCATGCCCTGCGCCAAACGCCCCGGGTGCTGGTCGTGGCCGGGCAGCACCACCACACCGATGCCCTGTTGCTGGCCTTGCGCCAGTTCACAGCCGCCTACCAGATTCCAGTCGTGGGCGACGTTATTTCCAACCTGCACCAGCCCGTGGGGGCCAACTACGACTTGCGCACGGCCCCGCTGAGCAAGCAAGACGTGTTTATGGCCGTGCCCGAGCGGGGCCTGAAGGAAGCCCTGCGGCCCGACCTACTGATTACCTTCGGGCAGTCATTGATTTCCAAGGCCCTGAAGCTCTACCTGCGCGAGTCTCAGCCGGCCCAGCACTGGCACGTGCAGGCCGCCGGCCCCGTGGCCGACACGTTCAAGTCCCTGACCCACGTCATCCGGCTGGAGCCGACCACGTTCTTCGAGCTGCTGGTTGCTACCGACTACTCCCTGTTCGGCGGCCTGACCTCGGCCGAAGACACCGCCGCGGCCAAAGAAGCTAGTGGGACGGATAAGATACAAGCCTCTGGAAATCCTGATATGGGTTCGATTCCCGTCGCGAATCCGCCCCGCCTGACGTGGCCGACGAGTGGCTGGGCTTTGACGGAAAAAGACGCGGCGGCCAAAACAGCCTACCTCACGCCCTGGTACAAGGCCGAAAGCTGGGCCAAGGAGTTTCTGGCCGGGTTCCTGGCCCAGCCCGACCAGCCCTTCAACGAATTCACCGCCTTTCACCAGGCCCTGCGCCACCTCACCGACGGTACGGCCCTGCACCTGGCCAACAGCATGGCCGTGCGCTACGCCAACATTCTGGGAATTCCGGAAAACCGCAGCGTGGAGGTATTTGCCAACCGCGGCACCAGCGGCATCGACGGCTGCACCAGCACGGCCGTGGGCGCGGCCCTGGCCCAGCCCGAGCGACCCGTGGTGTTGATGACCGGCGACGTGGCCTTTTTCTACGACCGCAACGCCTTCTGGCAAAATTACCCCACGCCCAACCTGCGGGTAATTTTGTTTAACAACCACGCCGGGGGCATTTTCCGCCTTATCGACGGGCCGCGGCAGCAGCCCGAGTTGGAGGAGTTCTTCGAAACTCACCAACCCCTGACGGCCGAAAACACCTGCCGCGACTTTGGCCTGCGCTACTTCACGGCCAGCACCTTCGCCGAGCTGAAGTTGGCGCTATCCGCTTTCTTTGCACCGGTAAGCGGCGCGGCCCTGCTGGAAATCACCACCGACAGCGCCACCAACGCCGCTTTCTTCGAAGAATACCGCAAAGCAGTCCGCACTTCCTTCTCCTGAACAACTCGGCGTCTTCAGCGTTTTCTTCTGCGTCCTCGGCGGGAACCATCGTTCAACGATTTAGCCCGCAGAAGGCGCAGAAGAAAACGCTGAAGACGCTGAAGAAAACCTGACCAACTATGGCCGAACAAATCACCTGGACCCCGATTAAGGAGTTCCGCGAAATCCTCTTCACCTTCCACGAGGGCATCGCCAAAATCAGCATCAACCGTCCGCAGGTCCACAATGCCTTCACCCCGCTCACGGTGCAGGAAATGATTGAGGCCATGGACATCTGCCGCAACCGCACCGACATCGGCGTGGTGGTTCTGACCGGCGAGGGCGGCAAGGCCTTCTGCTCGGGCGGCGACCAGAGCGTACGGGGCCACGGCGGCTACGTGGGCGAAGACACCGTACCACGCCTGAATGTGCTGGATCTGCAAAAAATGATCCGCTCAATTCCCAAGCCCGTGGTAGCCATGGTAGCCGGCTGGGCCATCGGCGGCGGGCACGTGCTGCATGTGGTCTGCGACCTGAGCATTGCCGCTGAAAATGCCCGCTTCGGCCAGACCGGTCCGAACGTGGGTTCGTTCGACGGCGGCTTTGGCGCTTCCTACCTGGCCCGCGTGGTTGGTCAGAAGAAAGCCCGTGAAATCTGGTTTCTCTGCGACCAGTACAACGCCCAGGAAGCCCTGGATATGGGCCTAGTAAACAAGGTGGTGCCGCTGGAGCAGCTGGAGGAAACCACTGTGGCCTGGTGCAAGAAAATTCTGGAAAAAAGCCCCCTGGCCTTGCGCATGCTCAAATCCTCGTTCAACGCCGAGCTCGACGGGCAGGCCGGAATTCAGGAGCTGGCCGGCAACGCCACGCTGCTCTACTACCTGTCGGAGGAAGCCAAGGAAGGCAAAAACGCCTTTATTGAGAAGCGCAAGCCCGACTTTTCGAAATTCCCGAAGTTCCCGTAACCGAGCGGCTTCTTCTGTTTACCCCAAACTGCCGGCCCTTACCAGAGGCCGGCAGTTTTCTTTTTACGCTGGGCCGCGCCTTCGCTATATTGCTGCCTGGGTCTTACTTCTTACTTCCTGGCTTATGAAACCATTGCTATTTCTGCTGCTGCTGCTCGGCTTCTCGGCGGTGGCGGCGCGTGCCCAGTCGGCCCCTGCAGTAGCGGCGGCTCCGGCCGGGCCCGACAAAACCCGGGAAGTACGCGTAGTGGAGGCCGCCTGCGGACAATGCCGGCTCGGGCTGCCGGGCAAAAGCTGTGACTTGGCTATCCGCCTCGATGGTAAAGCCTATTTCGTGGACGGCACCACCATCGATTCCCACGGCGATGCCCACGCCAAGGACGGCTTTTGCCAGACCATCCGGCAGGCGCAGGTGCAGGGCGAAATCGTTGATAACCGGTTTAAGGCCACTTCCTTTCAGCTGCTGCCCGCCGCGCCCAAGGGCAAATAGCGCGGCACTGTTGCCACGCTGCTCTTGCATACGGCTGCCGGCTGCCGCCGACGGCGTTCCCTGTCATTCCTCTCAACCAATGGCCGACTACTTAATAAAATCCACTGACAAGCGCACGTTCACCCTGCTGGCCGGGGCTGCTGTGCTGGGCGAGCTAAAATACACCGAGTGGTTTTCCTTCAAGGCCATCCTGGCCCTGACCGATGGCACCTCGTTCCGCATCGAGCCCAGAGGATTCTGGGGCACTACCATCGAGGTAAAGGATGAGGCGCAAACCGTGCACCTCAGCTTCAAGATGAACTGGGACGGCAACATCGTGCTCAAGTCCCGGCTGGGTGGCACAAACCGCGCCGTTGTGCTCAAAAACCGGGGCCTGCAAGGTGGCTACGTGCTGCTTGATAAGGAAGGTCAGGAGCTGCTGACGATACAGCCCGATTTCAAGTGGAACAAAGCCAACCACGACTACGCGGTGGTCAGCTCCGAGCAGTTCGATACCTACGCCGCCAAAGAGGCTTTGGTGCTGACGGCCATTCACTGCGCCAACTACTACATGACGATGGCAAGCACCATTATTACGACAACTATTATTTAGCCGTTTTGCCTTCTTTCCATTCGTACCGCCGTGGGCTGAAATCGAGCATTGCGGCTGCCTTGCTCACGTTGCTGGCCTTGAATAGTCAGGCTCAGCAGCCGGCCCAGCTGCGGGTGCAGCCCCTGACTCTGCCCCGGGAATTAGCCAGTCCCGACAATCAGTTTTCGGGCCTGTTTGTCAGTCAGAAAAGGCTGTTTCTGCTGTCGGAAAGCCGCCTGCTAGACCCGGACAAGCCGGAGGGCAAGCTCTATACCATCAGCTTGCCCGACCTGGACCGCAAGCTGACGGATACGGCCTATGTACTGCCCTACCGCAAGTACCACCTGGCCGGTCTGGAGTTGCTCAAGGACAAGATTACGGCCGCCGGACAGGTATACGAAGGACTGGAGGCCATGCTGGTGGACGACTCGATGGTGTATTTCGCGGTGGAAACGGCCACGGCCTCGCCCAACTGCTACCTGCTGCAAGGCCAGCTGCAAGACTCGGCCGTGGTGATGAACCCCGACTTTCTGGTGAGCCTTGCCAAGCCTACCGCTGCTGATGGCAGCCGCATTTACAACGCCGGCTTTGAGGCCCTGTTGCAGAACAAGCGCAGCCTTACCGCTCTTTTCGAATACAACTCCTTTCCGGCCGGCAATTTTGCTTATCCTTTTGACAAGCTGCGCGCCGGCTCTATCAGTCCGGGCAAGCCGGTTGGGATTCAGCCCCTGCCCTTCCGCATTACGGACGTCACGGCAACCCGAAAAAACCGTTTTACGGCCCTCAACTACTTCTTCCGGGGCGACGACGACCAAGCCTACCGCCCCGCCCAAACCGACCCAAATACCGCCCTCGTCAAGCCTGGCGACGCTTACCGCAGCTACTGCCGGCTTATCGAGCTACGCTACCGTGGCAACACCTACCACTGGCAGCCCCTGGCCGAGTTTCCGGCCGAGTATATGACCTATAACTGGGAAGGAATTGCGGCCTACAAGCGGGGCTATTTTGTCATCAACGACAAGTATACCCCCCAGAAGCCCTACCGCTCAACGCTGCTGTTTGTGCAACCCGCGCGGCGCTGAAGCTAGGCTTGGCAGCCCTGACAACCAAGCTGACCTGAAGGACTTTATCTTTCGAGTAGAATGCCTGAGCCGGTACTTTTCTCTAGCTTACTTGCCAAAAAGCAGCCGGCTCGGCTATCCCGTTTTATCTTATCTGCTTAAGTGTGAATGTATGGCTAGCCGCTCTGCCAAAACCAAAGAACCGAAAAGCGTAAACGCGGCTTCTCAGCCGCTAAAGGCCTCTGGTACGGCGCCAGGCTTCGTGGACAACCGCCCGGCGGCCGTAGCCCAGCGCCGCCTGCAGGCCCAAGCCGATAACAGTCCGCAAGTACAATACGCGGCCCAACTCCAAGCCCGGGCCGATACCGGAAGCCTGACTGAGTCACCGGTGCAGCGCCAGGAAAACCGGACGGGCCTACCCGACCAGCTCAAAAGCGGAGTAGAAAACCTCTCGGGCCACTCCCTGGACGACGTACGGGTGCATTACAACTCCAGCAAGCCCGCCCAACTGCAGGCCCACGCCTACGCCCAGGGCACCGACATTCACGTGGCGCCGGGCCAGGAGCAGCACTTGCCCCATGAGGCCTGGCACGTAGTGCAGCAGAAGCAGGGCCGCGTGCAGCCCACTATGCAGCTCAAGGCCGGGGTGCCAGTCAATGATGACGCGGGGCTGGAGCAGGAAGCCGATGTGATGGGCGCCAAAGCGGCAACCCAAGCTCCTTCCATACTGCCAAAAGAACAGCAGGCAGAGCCAGCTCACCAATTGAAAAGCACTCCACTAGGAAGCGCACAACCCTTACAACGCGTTATTTTATATAACGGAAAACAATACAACAAACCTGAGTTATTCAGCAAGGATAATAAAGAAGTATTTGATAAAGTCATGGAGCTGAAAGGCAGTTTGAGAATGGGTGACATAAACAGGATGGCTGGCGAGAATACTGTTTACGACGCTAACAACAGCTTCGAAGTAGCTACCGTGGAACGAGTAAAAACGGAGCAGGAAATAAGAAACGAGCAAGGCGAAGCCAATACGGAGGAAATAAAATTAGATAAGAGAACTACGGAATATCCTGACGTACGCACACTGTTTGCACCAATTGACAGAGCTATTATCGTCATTAATGATGGCCGTTACCAATTCGTGGGGACAAGTGGGTTAGTTAACTGCGTGGAAGTAATGATTGAATGCCACACTGAAACGGATAAAGGCTATCTGGTAGCGCATGTGAATGGTCACATTGAAGATGACGAGACGGAGATTAAAAACCAGCTTACTATTATGCTGAACGCCTTGGGCGAACATTTGAGGAAAGAAATTAGATGGAGTGATTTTGAAAGAGAATCTACGAAAAACAAGTTAACACTTGTGCGCAGTGCCAAGCTAAAGGAACAGAATCTACTAATTAATATGAGGAATATATTAGCCGAGAGCGGGGCCCACATGAAGCTGGTAAACAGCAACTCCGCAACGATGGAGATTACCGCAACGGGGGCCAATTACTACGATAACATGGTAGAATCAACCGAAATACAACCACCCGTAACAGATTACCGTCATATTGAGGGATATCCATTTCAGGAGAAGTAGGAACAATTAGTTTTCAGCAGCTAACTGGCGATCTTGTTGAAACAGGCAGACGTCTTCAAAACGCGTTTACGTCCATTGCGACACCTCGCCAAAACTCTTAAAAACATGCCTGCCCGCAAGCTACCTTCTGTGAATAAAAAAAAGCGCTAACCGGAGGGTCAGCACTTTTGAGTTTTGGGTGAGGACAAGCCTCATCAGGTATATTAGAAACTAATTCCGCCCCTAAAATATCGACCCGTAGGCCGCACAGCCTTCGCACCAGCCGAAGAAGTTGCGTAGCCGCTCATGCTTCGCCTGTTTCTTGAGGCGCTTACGGGCTTTGCGAGCCGCTTCGGCGGCACGGTCCGGGATGGGTGCGGCGATACTGCGCAGCGTGAGGTAACGGCGAAAAACGAAGGTACGAACCAAGGCAAACGGGGTGGGGCTGGTGGCAGGCATGGCGTTTGAAAGTTGGTGACGTTACCTAAGATACAACTTTATCCGGCTCACTGTCAAGCGCAAGCCCCCTTTATCACGGCCCAGCCCAGGGGGGCTCTAGAAGCACGGTGCGGGGTAATTGCGGGAGTTTGGCTATTTAGCGGCGGCAAAACAGGCTTGTCATAGCTTTTATCCACTTTATCCAACAGCTAGCTTATGTGGGAATGGCTCCGCTCCGTGTCCATTTTTCTGAGTAATAAGAAAATTGCCGCCATTAAACTGGAAAACGAGAACCTGCGGCTCTACGGGGCCCGGGACCTGGCCGGCTTCGACCTCACGAAACCCGTGCGGCAGCCCACGCCTACCGAAATCCGGGGGCTGGCTACTGGCGGCATTCTGTTTTTCTACGGCGACAACCCCATCAAAATCCTGCCCCAGCTCAAGCCCGACGAGTTGGTAGAGCGCAAGGCCGCCACGGCCCAATGGTGGGGCATTTACGACACCGAGGATGCCTTAACAGCCCTGCAGAACCTACGTAAGGGAGGCCACCGACAAGACTTTCAAAATCAGCTCAAACATGAGTCGCTGCACTGGTATAACCTGTTTGCTACCAACCCGTTTCTGAAGTCGCGGACGGTGACCAACGTGGGCGCCTGGGACTATGCCCGCATGGTAAACGTAGCCCGCTGGTGCTACGACTACGGCTACTTGAGCTGGGAGCAGGCCTGGCCGTTTATCGATGCCGGCACCCGCCTAGCCTTGCGCGACTACGACTCCTGGGACAGTTTTGCTGCCGGCTTCGTGGCAGGCCGCCTCATGTGGGACGTGCAGAACGACAGCCACGCCGACATTGCCGAAATAGCGCGCTACCTGATAGAGTCCAACGTGAGTTTGTGGCGCGACATTCCCTGGCAACTTTACCCGGTGGAATAGGCCCCCGAGCTGGGCTTCTTGTTCCGCTACCTGCCCGGCCGCCGGGCAGGCGGCACTTTTTCCGATTTTCTCCACATGAACCTTCGTACTCTGTTACTGCTGGCCATGTGGCCCGGGAGCTCGGGCCACGCCCAAACCCCGCCCGTGACCAGCGTTATCCTCTCGCCAGCCGCAGTAGCGGCTCTGTTGCCCGACGCCAGTAGGCCGGCGCTGAGCCTGATCTACCCCATTTTCAGGGTGTACAAGAACACGGATAAAACCGGGGTAAGCTACTGCGTGCTGATGGAAAGCCGGGACCGGCTCGACGAGGAAAAAGAGCCCATCAGCAGCCGCATCAAAGCTGTGACGCTGCGCCAAAACGGCAGCCAGCTAAGTAAAAGCTGGAAAGTAAACGACTATCTGGTGGCCGAGAAAAAGGAGCAGTCCATCTGGTTCTGGACCAAGTTTGCCAGTTTCCAGGACTACGACCACGATGCGGTAATTGACCCCATTTTGGTGTATGGCACCGCGGCCCGGGGAGCCGACGACGGCCGCATCAAAATCATCATCTATTACCGGGGACAGAAAATAGTCTTGCGCCATCAGAACGGCGACTTGGACGTTCAACGCAACATTCAGGTAGACAAGGCTTTTTACGGCCTGCCGGCTCCC
Above is a genomic segment from Hymenobacter cellulosivorans containing:
- a CDS encoding DUF6370 family protein, whose product is MKPLLFLLLLLGFSAVAARAQSAPAVAAAPAGPDKTREVRVVEAACGQCRLGLPGKSCDLAIRLDGKAYFVDGTTIDSHGDAHAKDGFCQTIRQAQVQGEIVDNRFKATSFQLLPAAPKGK
- the menD gene encoding 2-succinyl-5-enolpyruvyl-6-hydroxy-3-cyclohexene-1-carboxylic-acid synthase, whose amino-acid sequence is MQAVYNIAEICAQMGITDVVLSPGSRCAPLTISFARHPRIKVRTVPDERAAAFIGLGLAQSQRRAVALVCTSGTAGLNYAPAVAEAYFQQIPLVVFTADRPPEWIDQLDGQTIRQTDLYGAHAKGTFTFPADTSHADAKWHSARIVSEAINLAQEFPAGPVQVNVPLREPFYPKAGEELTFETVRVIQETASLPMLPGPELVALRHALRQTPRVLVVAGQHHHTDALLLALRQFTAAYQIPVVGDVISNLHQPVGANYDLRTAPLSKQDVFMAVPERGLKEALRPDLLITFGQSLISKALKLYLRESQPAQHWHVQAAGPVADTFKSLTHVIRLEPTTFFELLVATDYSLFGGLTSAEDTAAAKEASGTDKIQASGNPDMGSIPVANPPRLTWPTSGWALTEKDAAAKTAYLTPWYKAESWAKEFLAGFLAQPDQPFNEFTAFHQALRHLTDGTALHLANSMAVRYANILGIPENRSVEVFANRGTSGIDGCTSTAVGAALAQPERPVVLMTGDVAFFYDRNAFWQNYPTPNLRVILFNNHAGGIFRLIDGPRQQPELEEFFETHQPLTAENTCRDFGLRYFTASTFAELKLALSAFFAPVSGAALLEITTDSATNAAFFEEYRKAVRTSFS
- a CDS encoding DUF1266 domain-containing protein → MWEWLRSVSIFLSNKKIAAIKLENENLRLYGARDLAGFDLTKPVRQPTPTEIRGLATGGILFFYGDNPIKILPQLKPDELVERKAATAQWWGIYDTEDALTALQNLRKGGHRQDFQNQLKHESLHWYNLFATNPFLKSRTVTNVGAWDYARMVNVARWCYDYGYLSWEQAWPFIDAGTRLALRDYDSWDSFAAGFVAGRLMWDVQNDSHADIAEIARYLIESNVSLWRDIPWQLYPVE
- a CDS encoding M949_RS01915 family surface polysaccharide biosynthesis protein, coding for MNLRTLLLLAMWPGSSGHAQTPPVTSVILSPAAVAALLPDASRPALSLIYPIFRVYKNTDKTGVSYCVLMESRDRLDEEKEPISSRIKAVTLRQNGSQLSKSWKVNDYLVAEKKEQSIWFWTKFASFQDYDHDAVIDPILVYGTAARGADDGRIKIIIYYRGQKIVLRHQNGDLDVQRNIQVDKAFYGLPAPLQAAVRQKLALIEKNNLTLLPNGWQQAMAKKATFINDSFYSSK
- the menB gene encoding 1,4-dihydroxy-2-naphthoyl-CoA synthase — its product is MAEQITWTPIKEFREILFTFHEGIAKISINRPQVHNAFTPLTVQEMIEAMDICRNRTDIGVVVLTGEGGKAFCSGGDQSVRGHGGYVGEDTVPRLNVLDLQKMIRSIPKPVVAMVAGWAIGGGHVLHVVCDLSIAAENARFGQTGPNVGSFDGGFGASYLARVVGQKKAREIWFLCDQYNAQEALDMGLVNKVVPLEQLEETTVAWCKKILEKSPLALRMLKSSFNAELDGQAGIQELAGNATLLYYLSEEAKEGKNAFIEKRKPDFSKFPKFP
- a CDS encoding eCIS core domain-containing protein — protein: MASRSAKTKEPKSVNAASQPLKASGTAPGFVDNRPAAVAQRRLQAQADNSPQVQYAAQLQARADTGSLTESPVQRQENRTGLPDQLKSGVENLSGHSLDDVRVHYNSSKPAQLQAHAYAQGTDIHVAPGQEQHLPHEAWHVVQQKQGRVQPTMQLKAGVPVNDDAGLEQEADVMGAKAATQAPSILPKEQQAEPAHQLKSTPLGSAQPLQRVILYNGKQYNKPELFSKDNKEVFDKVMELKGSLRMGDINRMAGENTVYDANNSFEVATVERVKTEQEIRNEQGEANTEEIKLDKRTTEYPDVRTLFAPIDRAIIVINDGRYQFVGTSGLVNCVEVMIECHTETDKGYLVAHVNGHIEDDETEIKNQLTIMLNALGEHLRKEIRWSDFERESTKNKLTLVRSAKLKEQNLLINMRNILAESGAHMKLVNSNSATMEITATGANYYDNMVESTEIQPPVTDYRHIEGYPFQEK